In Methylobacterium aquaticum, the following are encoded in one genomic region:
- a CDS encoding class I SAM-dependent methyltransferase has product MTDGSAPRGIAGYAAEAERLVSQYESIAFAEIHAAILPLLPAPPAHVLDVGAGTGRDAAGFAALGYRVTAVEPTLELRRQAVVLHPSPLIDWRDDGLPDLAGLAGRSGTFDVVMLTAVWMHLDATERHRAMPRLAALLRAGGVMALSLRHGPVPPGRRMFDVSAAETIDLAGAHGLRCILCRTDEDAQLGRPGVTWDRVAFVREGLHAPGTIA; this is encoded by the coding sequence GTGACGGACGGCAGCGCGCCCCGGGGCATTGCCGGCTACGCCGCCGAGGCCGAGCGGCTGGTCTCGCAATACGAGAGCATCGCCTTCGCGGAGATCCACGCGGCGATCCTGCCGCTGCTCCCCGCGCCGCCGGCGCACGTCCTCGATGTCGGCGCCGGGACCGGGCGCGATGCGGCGGGCTTCGCCGCCCTCGGCTATCGCGTCACCGCCGTCGAGCCGACGCTCGAGCTGCGCCGGCAGGCGGTGGTGCTGCACCCCTCCCCGCTGATCGACTGGCGGGACGACGGCCTGCCGGACCTCGCCGGTCTCGCCGGACGGAGCGGGACCTTCGACGTCGTGATGCTCACCGCGGTCTGGATGCATCTCGACGCGACCGAGCGCCACCGCGCCATGCCGCGCCTCGCCGCCCTGCTGCGGGCGGGCGGCGTGATGGCGTTGTCGCTGCGCCACGGCCCGGTACCGCCGGGGCGCCGGATGTTCGACGTGTCGGCGGCCGAGACGATCGACCTCGCCGGGGCGCACGGCCTGCGCTGCATCCTGTGCCGGACGGACGAGGATGCCCAGCTCGGCCGTCCCGGCGTGACCTGGGACCGGGTCGCCTTCGTCCGGGAGGGGCTTCACGCGCCCGGGACGATCGCCTAG
- the purU gene encoding formyltetrahydrofolate deformylase has protein sequence MTTSSYVLSLSCTNVPGIVAGVSAYLFEAGCNILDAQQFDDVETGRFFMRIVFNPVQGAPGRDALAQGFEAVARRFGMDWTLRDRAERRRVMLLVSRFDHCLNDLLYRWRIGELPMEVCAVVSNYPREIYGAADLAGVPFHHLPITPDTKPQQEAALWRLVEETGAELVVLARYMQILSDDLSHKLSGRCINIHHSFLPGFKGAKPYHQAHERGVKLIGATSHLVTGDLDEGPIIEQDVERISHRDTPEDLVRKGRDIERRVLARAVRYVLEDRVIANGRKTVVFTD, from the coding sequence ATGACCACCTCCTCCTACGTCCTCTCCCTCTCCTGCACCAACGTCCCGGGCATCGTCGCCGGCGTGTCGGCCTACCTGTTCGAGGCCGGCTGCAACATCCTCGACGCGCAGCAATTCGACGACGTCGAGACCGGCCGCTTCTTCATGCGCATCGTGTTCAACCCGGTGCAGGGCGCGCCGGGGCGGGACGCGCTGGCGCAGGGCTTCGAGGCGGTGGCCCGGCGCTTCGGCATGGACTGGACCCTGCGCGACCGGGCCGAGCGCCGCCGCGTGATGCTGCTCGTCTCCCGCTTCGACCATTGCCTCAACGACCTCCTCTACCGCTGGCGCATCGGCGAACTGCCGATGGAGGTCTGCGCGGTGGTCTCGAACTACCCGCGGGAGATCTACGGCGCGGCGGATCTCGCCGGCGTGCCGTTCCACCACCTGCCGATCACGCCGGACACCAAGCCCCAGCAGGAGGCCGCCCTGTGGCGCCTCGTCGAGGAGACCGGGGCCGAGCTCGTCGTGCTCGCCCGCTACATGCAGATCCTGTCGGACGACCTCTCGCACAAGCTCTCGGGCCGCTGCATCAACATCCACCACTCGTTCCTGCCCGGCTTCAAGGGCGCGAAGCCCTACCACCAGGCCCACGAGCGCGGCGTGAAGCTGATCGGCGCCACCTCGCACCTCGTCACCGGCGACCTCGACGAGGGGCCGATCATCGAGCAGGACGTCGAGCGCATCTCGCACCGCGACACCCCCGAGGACCTGGTGCGCAAGGGCCGCGACATCGAGCGCCGGGTGCTCGCCCGTGCCGTCCGCTACGTGCTCGAGGACCGGGTGATCGCCAATGGCCGCAAGACGGTGGTCTTTACCGACTAA